Proteins from a genomic interval of Candidatus Methanoperedens sp.:
- a CDS encoding endonuclease V: MNILSEYFPSDTSRESLLAAQRIVARKAKIKDDVGDLRLIAGVDQAFVKDKIISGIVVLDYGSLDVVGSVHSVETVSYPYIPTFLSFREGPAIVSAFRKLKNPPDILMVDGAGINHPRFAGIATHIGVALNVPTIGITKKILCGKGVEPSQEGEASPLVHEGKIVGWVLKSREKTKPIIVAPGHRVSLESSLSIAKACLHGHKLPEPARLAHEYVNELKRKLSESLF; encoded by the coding sequence ATGAATATCTTATCTGAATACTTTCCATCCGATACTTCGAGAGAATCCCTTCTTGCTGCACAAAGGATTGTAGCCAGGAAAGCGAAAATCAAAGATGATGTCGGCGATCTTCGACTTATCGCGGGCGTGGACCAGGCATTTGTGAAAGATAAAATCATCTCAGGGATAGTTGTCCTGGATTATGGTTCGCTTGATGTTGTCGGGAGTGTTCATTCTGTCGAAACAGTGAGCTATCCCTACATCCCAACATTCCTGAGCTTCCGCGAAGGGCCAGCAATTGTTAGCGCTTTTAGAAAATTGAAAAATCCTCCCGACATTCTGATGGTGGACGGCGCCGGGATAAATCACCCACGCTTCGCAGGTATTGCCACACACATAGGAGTCGCGCTAAACGTACCAACAATCGGCATTACCAAAAAGATTCTCTGCGGGAAAGGGGTTGAGCCCTCGCAAGAAGGAGAGGCGTCGCCTCTTGTCCATGAAGGCAAGATAGTCGGATGGGTGTTAAAATCCAGAGAGAAGACCAAGCCAATCATCGTGGCACCCGGTCACAGGGTTTCGCTTGAAAGCTCACTTTCGATAGCGAAGGCATGCCTTCACGGGCATAAGCTCCCGGAGCCTGCAAGACTTGCCCATGAGTACGTGAACGAGCTAAAAAGAAAACTTTCTGAATCTCTATTTTAA
- the fhcD gene encoding formylmethanofuran--tetrahydromethanopterin N-formyltransferase: MELNGIEIEDTFAEAFPIKIARILITGATKRWALVAAQEATGFGTSVIMCPAEAGVEKVVNGNETPDGRPGAYIQICTFGFKALEEQLLKRLGQCVLTAPTAAMWNGLPNAEKQFDTGFKLKFFGDGFESETNIGGRKAYKIPMMQGDFIAEHSIGAQEGIAGGNFFIMADNQMAALAAAENAVDAIAQQDGTITPFPGGIVASGSKVGFTNYKFMKATTNEKFSPSLKAKIKDTKVPANVNAIYEIVINGLSVDDISRSMKAGIAAAVKIPGVKKISAGNYGGTLGPYKFNLKDMV, translated from the coding sequence ATGGAACTTAATGGAATAGAAATAGAAGATACATTCGCGGAAGCGTTTCCGATAAAGATAGCAAGAATTTTGATCACAGGTGCAACCAAGAGATGGGCTCTTGTTGCGGCGCAGGAAGCAACAGGTTTTGGGACTTCAGTAATAATGTGCCCGGCCGAGGCCGGCGTCGAGAAAGTCGTAAACGGCAATGAAACGCCGGATGGAAGGCCTGGAGCATATATCCAGATATGTACGTTCGGCTTCAAAGCCCTCGAAGAGCAGCTTTTGAAGAGGCTGGGCCAGTGCGTCCTGACCGCGCCAACCGCAGCAATGTGGAACGGTTTACCCAACGCTGAAAAACAGTTCGATACTGGTTTCAAGCTCAAGTTCTTCGGGGATGGCTTTGAATCAGAGACCAATATTGGAGGAAGGAAAGCATATAAGATACCTATGATGCAGGGCGATTTCATTGCAGAGCACAGCATCGGCGCGCAGGAAGGCATTGCAGGCGGGAATTTCTTCATAATGGCCGATAACCAGATGGCTGCCCTTGCAGCGGCCGAGAATGCCGTGGATGCGATAGCCCAGCAGGATGGCACGATAACCCCTTTCCCCGGCGGAATAGTGGCGAGCGGCTCAAAAGTGGGCTTCACGAACTACAAGTTCATGAAAGCCACCACGAACGAGAAATTCAGCCCTTCGCTCAAGGCAAAAATTAAGGATACGAAGGTGCCCGCAAATGTAAATGCCATTTATGAGATCGTTATCAATGGCCTGAGCGTTGACGACATCAGCAGATCCATGAAAGCCGGAATAGCCGCTGCAGTGAAGATCCCTGGTGTCAAAAAGATAAGCGCAGGGAACTATGGCGGCACCCTCGGCCCATACAAGTTCAATCTCAAGGATATGGTTTAG
- a CDS encoding nitroreductase family protein: MKDIIEMIKTRRSVREFKQDQIPDDEIKFLIDCARYAPTGFNTQPWSFLVIKNKDAMRKISESGKKSMIPLLEPMKDSSQKARDFLVFLKTKGTDMFYNAPVLVIILGNKSAPTVDFDCSMAAQNMMLAAHSKGIGSCWIGGVLPALMNEELLKELGAPDGYKAIAPLIFGYPKSKTSMPEKIEPKVVWLK; this comes from the coding sequence TTGAAAGACATCATTGAAATGATCAAAACACGACGCAGTGTTCGTGAATTTAAGCAAGACCAGATCCCGGATGATGAGATCAAATTCCTCATCGATTGTGCCAGGTATGCGCCAACCGGTTTCAATACGCAGCCATGGAGCTTTCTTGTGATAAAAAATAAAGATGCAATGAGAAAGATATCGGAAAGCGGGAAGAAATCCATGATCCCTCTGCTTGAGCCAATGAAAGATAGTTCTCAAAAGGCAAGAGATTTCCTCGTCTTTCTTAAAACAAAAGGCACGGATATGTTCTATAATGCACCTGTCCTTGTGATTATTCTCGGCAACAAGAGCGCACCGACCGTTGATTTCGATTGTTCAATGGCAGCCCAGAATATGATGCTTGCCGCCCATTCAAAAGGGATCGGGAGCTGCTGGATCGGAGGTGTTCTCCCTGCCCTGATGAATGAAGAATTGCTGAAGGAACTGGGCGCCCCGGACGGCTATAAAGCTATTGCACCTCTGATATTCGGTTATCCAAAAAGCAAAACTTCCATGCCCGAAAAAATAGAACCAAAAGTGGTCTGGTTAAAATAG
- a CDS encoding AbrB/MazE/SpoVT family DNA-binding domain-containing protein translates to MELIKMEAIMKVGPKGQVVIPQEIRHALNIYPGSKVLFRLVNKKLEIEKPPQDAIAIFRESAKGMGKLKFHPHEAYEEELEERIN, encoded by the coding sequence TTGGAGCTAATCAAAATGGAAGCCATAATGAAAGTAGGTCCCAAAGGGCAGGTAGTAATTCCTCAGGAAATCAGGCACGCTCTGAACATCTATCCAGGATCAAAGGTGCTGTTCAGGTTAGTCAATAAAAAATTGGAGATAGAAAAACCTCCACAGGACGCAATAGCCATCTTCAGAGAAAGCGCAAAAGGCATGGGTAAACTCAAGTTCCATCCTCATGAAGCGTATGAAGAGGAACTGGAAGAGAGGATAAATTGA
- the hypB gene encoding hydrogenase nickel incorporation protein HypB: MAAPSAHTSSISRIWFRIKEELDLPFDFFNMHTIEDISINYDVLGENSRIASKTRNDLSRHGITAFNIMGAIGSGKTLLIEKTIERLGSEYRIGAIAGDVIARIDAARFEKYGIPTIGLNTGKECHLDAHLVEHGLESLPLDSIDLLFIENVGNLICPTDYELGEHKRVVIVSVSEGDDIVEKHPLIFSAAALIIVNKIDIAEAVNADADKMVRDARTINPRIDVLKMSLKTGEGFSEWIGFVRKSIIEMKDN, encoded by the coding sequence ATGGCGGCACCCTCGGCCCATACAAGTTCAATCTCAAGGATATGGTTTAGAATAAAAGAGGAATTAGACCTCCCTTTCGATTTTTTTAATATGCATACCATCGAGGATATCTCTATTAATTATGACGTTCTTGGAGAGAATTCCAGGATAGCGAGCAAAACTCGCAATGATCTTTCAAGGCATGGAATTACAGCTTTTAACATAATGGGCGCAATCGGTTCTGGAAAGACATTATTGATAGAGAAAACGATCGAGCGGCTTGGCAGCGAATACAGGATAGGCGCCATCGCAGGCGATGTGATAGCAAGAATTGATGCTGCACGATTTGAAAAGTATGGGATTCCGACAATCGGGCTGAACACAGGGAAAGAATGCCACCTCGATGCGCATCTGGTCGAGCATGGGCTTGAAAGTCTGCCGCTTGACTCTATTGACCTCCTTTTCATAGAGAACGTGGGGAATCTCATCTGCCCCACCGACTATGAACTTGGTGAGCATAAACGGGTAGTAATTGTGAGCGTTAGCGAAGGCGACGACATCGTGGAAAAGCATCCCCTGATCTTCAGTGCCGCAGCCTTAATTATAGTGAATAAAATCGATATTGCTGAAGCTGTAAATGCTGATGCAGACAAAATGGTGAGGGATGCCCGTACCATCAATCCGCGCATTGATGTGCTGAAAATGAGCCTTAAGACGGGGGAAGGATTTTCGGAGTGGATTGGTTTTGTCAGGAAAAGTATAATTGAAATGAAGGATAATTAA
- a CDS encoding thymidylate synthase produces the protein MKYPPTNLIQAVGLADAWAQAVNFVMKHGMEIKTEYGPMSRDICSAIEIRDPYAEPMLHPQFPTKELHVKEYLKQWEREYDWRKQGFEYNYMDRLINYPSRGKDVDQLKAIRDLLPQGVSRRRQAITWIPERDLFVKEDQPCLQRLWVRALGEGNAEMHCMWRSRDLFAAWNSNMVGLLTMIRREVLDPNNLKLLKVVDFCNSLHIYEADWEEASKVKPLPKSPQMMR, from the coding sequence TCCAACTAACCTTATCCAGGCAGTCGGTCTTGCAGACGCCTGGGCACAAGCCGTGAATTTTGTCATGAAGCACGGCATGGAGATAAAGACCGAGTACGGCCCAATGTCAAGGGATATCTGTTCTGCAATAGAGATCCGTGACCCGTATGCAGAACCCATGCTGCATCCCCAGTTCCCTACAAAAGAGTTGCATGTTAAGGAGTACCTGAAGCAGTGGGAGAGGGAATATGACTGGAGAAAGCAGGGATTTGAGTATAATTACATGGACAGGCTGATAAATTATCCATCTCGCGGAAAGGATGTTGACCAGTTGAAGGCAATAAGGGACCTGCTCCCCCAGGGCGTATCGCGCCGCAGGCAGGCTATTACATGGATACCGGAACGCGACCTTTTCGTAAAGGAAGACCAGCCATGCCTTCAGCGCCTGTGGGTCAGGGCGCTGGGTGAAGGAAATGCCGAGATGCATTGCATGTGGCGCTCGCGCGACCTGTTTGCTGCATGGAACAGCAATATGGTCGGTTTGCTTACCATGATAAGACGGGAGGTGCTAGACCCCAACAACCTGAAACTTTTAAAGGTGGTAGATTTCTGCAATTCGCTGCATATCTATGAGGCGGACTGGGAAGAGGCATCGAAGGTTAAGCCTCTGCCGAAGAGCCCGCAGATGATGAGGTAA
- a CDS encoding type II toxin-antitoxin system VapC family toxin has translation MNYFDSNLIIYAMLDETEIGEWARGLLERMQNEEMPACTSFLTFDEVFYKVNKVKGSGVAIKNLEAFLTMPNMRFIDVNDGVIWKSLELIREYQLLPRDSIHAATAFIAGAETIFSEDTDFDNIPGLKRTWMF, from the coding sequence TTGAATTATTTTGATTCAAATCTGATTATCTACGCAATGCTGGATGAAACAGAAATTGGAGAGTGGGCAAGAGGGTTACTGGAACGTATGCAGAATGAGGAGATGCCTGCATGTACTTCTTTTCTCACGTTCGATGAGGTTTTTTATAAGGTGAATAAAGTCAAAGGCTCTGGCGTTGCCATTAAAAACCTTGAAGCCTTCTTAACCATGCCAAATATGAGGTTTATCGATGTTAATGATGGTGTGATATGGAAATCTCTTGAACTTATCAGGGAATACCAGCTTCTACCGAGAGATTCCATACATGCAGCAACGGCTTTTATTGCAGGCGCAGAGACCATCTTTTCAGAGGATACGGATTTTGATAACATCCCGGGTTTAAAAAGAACATGGATGTTCTAA
- a CDS encoding UPF0058 family protein: protein MHKEELIQLHTLMVQMKKFFEEKGEGEFSQYRSLQISPIHVHRSKAEHKHAIFVLGKEIASIMSHDEFSGAGRTSVRMHELASRAMEEFAK, encoded by the coding sequence ATACACAAAGAAGAGTTGATTCAGCTACACACACTGATGGTGCAGATGAAAAAGTTTTTTGAGGAAAAAGGAGAGGGAGAGTTTTCCCAATACCGGTCTCTTCAAATAAGCCCCATACATGTGCATCGCAGTAAAGCCGAACACAAACATGCAATCTTCGTGCTTGGTAAGGAGATTGCGTCCATAATGTCCCATGATGAATTCTCCGGAGCCGGGAGGACTTCAGTGCGAATGCATGAACTTGCAAGCCGCGCCATGGAAGAATTTGCCAAATAG
- a CDS encoding thioredoxin family protein, whose protein sequence is MILNPAQKELIKKQLDKLTGDVELIVFTQELECQFCKEARDIVLELGTLSPRIKTKVYDFVLNGDEDLKYNIKNIPAIAIVGKRDYHIRYYGVPAGYEFPVIIEDILDASRGSTSLPDNIKKRLAEIQKPVHIQVFVSPTCPYCPRAARIAHQFAIENEFIRSDVIEMTEFPYLAQRYSVMSVPTIVINEDTSFMGAQPPEIFIEQIGMALRQSYNPMYS, encoded by the coding sequence ATGATCCTCAATCCTGCCCAGAAAGAACTGATAAAAAAGCAGTTGGATAAACTGACCGGAGATGTTGAGCTCATAGTTTTCACTCAGGAGCTGGAGTGCCAGTTCTGCAAGGAAGCGCGCGATATAGTGCTTGAACTGGGGACTTTATCACCAAGGATAAAAACAAAAGTTTATGATTTCGTATTAAATGGCGATGAAGACCTCAAATACAACATAAAAAATATCCCGGCCATCGCAATTGTGGGAAAAAGAGATTACCACATCAGGTATTACGGTGTTCCCGCGGGTTATGAGTTTCCTGTTATAATTGAGGATATATTGGATGCATCTAGAGGCAGCACATCCTTACCCGACAATATAAAGAAAAGGCTGGCCGAGATTCAAAAACCAGTCCATATACAGGTGTTTGTTTCACCAACATGCCCTTATTGCCCGAGAGCGGCGAGGATCGCGCACCAATTCGCCATTGAAAATGAATTCATTCGTTCCGATGTGATCGAGATGACGGAATTCCCGTATCTTGCCCAGAGATACAGCGTGATGAGCGTTCCGACCATTGTGATAAATGAGGACACGTCGTTCATGGGCGCGCAGCCTCCCGAGATTTTCATTGAGCAGATAGGCATGGCGCTTCGCCAGAGCTACAACCCCATGTACTCTTAA
- a CDS encoding pyridoxamine 5'-phosphate oxidase family protein, with the protein MDNEEKKEMKWIYEEIVGRIPPFSLLSYQYSILLQLLFLLVLGLMLGFIFNLEPIALFYGSLAILVAVLWSRLILQLGPTLRKFRAPLSRDENELLERYKGILFHRNHYEAIPGLAIFIPFMVYLIYFGSHLLEYWLGKNPNLILLLFVSLLIWDICYRMGLGIWTSILALWRSVRLKRLAEKRTELEHTPYTELRSLRKLDTNNVLFGMISLLLLPVLQTDNFLVTIIVVFMVFVTLISVISAYIISKVPWLPPDIYNLVKESSFAYVGTSLKGVPHVTPVVYIFDGQKIFFNTSKEAKKLKTMRENNKVAFLIDKRDMSNIYENKAVLFTGEVKIYGLLDIPLKFIQMLGAVHLFIKKYPEYTRKYSTSELPKAWQLTPIIARILVEVKPVKIIYWRGAKQISVPV; encoded by the coding sequence ATGGATAATGAAGAGAAAAAAGAGATGAAATGGATCTATGAAGAGATCGTGGGAAGGATCCCTCCATTTTCCCTGCTTTCGTATCAATACAGCATACTTCTCCAGTTGCTCTTCCTTCTGGTCCTCGGGCTTATGCTTGGGTTCATTTTCAATCTGGAGCCTATCGCTCTCTTTTATGGTTCTCTGGCAATACTTGTGGCGGTGTTATGGAGCCGGCTTATCCTCCAACTTGGCCCAACTCTTCGAAAATTCAGGGCGCCACTGAGCAGGGATGAAAATGAGCTGCTTGAGAGGTACAAAGGAATTCTTTTCCATCGGAACCATTACGAAGCCATCCCCGGACTTGCCATTTTCATTCCATTCATGGTTTATCTAATATATTTTGGATCGCACTTATTGGAATACTGGCTGGGAAAAAACCCGAATCTCATATTGCTTCTGTTCGTGAGCCTTCTCATCTGGGACATCTGTTACAGGATGGGGCTCGGCATATGGACTTCCATACTTGCGCTCTGGCGATCCGTCCGGCTCAAAAGGCTTGCAGAAAAAAGGACTGAACTTGAGCATACGCCATATACCGAACTGCGCTCCCTTCGAAAACTCGATACGAATAATGTGCTCTTTGGAATGATATCACTTCTGCTATTACCTGTTCTGCAAACTGACAATTTTCTCGTAACGATAATAGTTGTTTTCATGGTCTTTGTCACTCTTATATCTGTTATTTCAGCCTACATAATCTCAAAGGTGCCCTGGCTTCCTCCTGATATATACAATCTCGTAAAAGAGTCCAGTTTCGCTTATGTTGGAACCTCTCTCAAAGGCGTCCCGCATGTCACTCCTGTGGTTTATATTTTTGACGGGCAGAAAATTTTTTTTAACACCTCAAAAGAGGCAAAAAAATTGAAAACAATGCGCGAAAACAATAAGGTGGCTTTCTTAATAGATAAAAGGGATATGAGCAACATCTACGAGAACAAAGCCGTATTATTCACAGGCGAGGTAAAAATCTACGGCTTGCTTGATATTCCTCTGAAATTCATCCAGATGCTTGGGGCTGTCCACCTTTTCATAAAAAAATATCCTGAATACACAAGAAAATATTCGACTTCAGAATTGCCAAAAGCCTGGCAGTTGACCCCTATTATCGCAAGAATACTTGTAGAGGTAAAACCGGTTAAGATCATTTACTGGAGAGGCGCAAAACAGATCAGTGTTCCGGTGTGA
- a CDS encoding pyridoxamine 5'-phosphate oxidase family protein, translating to MRIPDEMLNILYGNYFGYLCTSDSLDQPHLTPVFFVFVEHSMKIFFITNEKSKKVGNISENPNISITVDIRDPINPFNNEGVMAQGKAEITERGPIYFLPEETLQLYRDIYLEFKSKYQAVIENRPLGENDVIVQISIEKMVYWKGPHFKSVRIKEGKVM from the coding sequence ATGAGAATACCTGATGAAATGCTGAACATATTATATGGTAATTATTTCGGCTATTTATGCACAAGCGATAGCCTTGATCAGCCGCATCTTACCCCGGTATTTTTCGTATTTGTTGAACATTCCATGAAAATATTTTTCATCACCAATGAGAAATCAAAAAAGGTGGGGAACATTTCCGAAAACCCCAATATCAGCATAACCGTAGATATTCGAGATCCGATAAATCCATTCAACAATGAAGGGGTCATGGCACAAGGCAAAGCGGAGATTACGGAGAGAGGGCCCATCTATTTCCTGCCTGAAGAGACGCTTCAGCTTTACCGTGATATTTACCTGGAATTCAAGAGCAAATACCAGGCTGTAATAGAGAATCGACCTCTGGGAGAGAATGATGTGATAGTTCAGATCAGCATCGAAAAAATGGTTTACTGGAAAGGACCTCATTTTAAATCCGTGCGAATCAAAGAAGGTAAAGTAATGTGA
- a CDS encoding winged helix-turn-helix domain-containing protein, producing the protein MDKKALSEILNALGNEVSLSIMAVLAEDECYVSELAKEVGVSRPLLYLHLKKLENAGLVESEIRHFEEPPYTKKFYKAKNFELILSLSMIKELTK; encoded by the coding sequence TTGGATAAAAAAGCTCTTTCAGAAATATTAAATGCGCTCGGGAACGAGGTGAGCCTTTCCATTATGGCTGTTCTTGCGGAGGATGAATGCTATGTCTCAGAACTTGCCAAGGAAGTGGGAGTATCACGTCCACTTCTATACCTGCACCTAAAAAAACTTGAAAACGCAGGTCTTGTGGAGAGCGAAATAAGACATTTTGAAGAGCCGCCTTATACAAAGAAATTTTACAAAGCAAAGAATTTTGAATTAATACTGTCATTAAGTATGATTAAGGAGTTAACAAAGTAG
- a CDS encoding class I SAM-dependent methyltransferase, which translates to MFSRITPGSRVLEIGCESGRLANLLTLKKKCMVYCVEKDPVMAVIAGNKCVEIHNIDVENTDLPFETGFFDYIILGNVLEHMREPAEVLSRLKKFLSDKGFLIYSVPNIVNWHSRMTIFFGKFEYAESGVFEKSHLRFYDLNSAKKLASDAGYILIWLDVTPSIYLFKERLNFLWYRLAVLWKNLFADEFIIQARKAVQL; encoded by the coding sequence ATGTTCTCGCGGATAACGCCAGGATCAAGAGTGCTGGAAATTGGCTGCGAATCCGGCAGGCTTGCGAATCTTCTGACACTTAAGAAAAAATGCATGGTTTATTGCGTCGAGAAAGATCCGGTAATGGCAGTAATTGCGGGAAATAAATGCGTGGAGATACACAATATTGATGTTGAGAATACCGATCTCCCATTTGAAACTGGATTTTTCGATTACATCATCCTTGGAAATGTCCTTGAACATATGAGGGAACCCGCTGAAGTACTGTCCAGACTTAAGAAATTTCTTTCTGACAAAGGTTTCCTGATATATTCTGTCCCGAACATCGTCAACTGGCATTCGAGAATGACCATTTTTTTTGGGAAATTTGAGTATGCGGAAAGCGGTGTTTTTGAGAAAAGCCATCTGCGTTTTTATGATCTCAACTCTGCAAAAAAGCTTGCAAGTGACGCAGGATACATTCTTATCTGGCTGGATGTTACACCGAGTATCTATCTTTTTAAAGAGAGATTGAATTTCTTATGGTACAGGCTTGCAGTGCTCTGGAAGAACCTTTTCGCCGACGAGTTCATTATTCAGGCAAGAAAAGCAGTGCAGCTTTAA
- the hisS gene encoding histidine--tRNA ligase yields MEIQRPRGTRDFLPTEMARRRYVENKLREVAERWGYGEIKTPTFEHIELFTIKSGEGILGEIYNFRDKGDREIALRPELTAPVVRMYVEELQRSPKPLKFYYFDNCFRYERPQKGRFREFFQFGVEIIGSSRPESDAEVIGLAVEMLKSAGVKGDLHVGHLGIIRALLKDTLPELQSKIMRLVDKKDDKGLEEFLDEINAPDDVRGKLFRLIGLRGINAVPEARQLVGDIEAVSQFEELLDLLDIYDLEYQVDLGIARGLDYYTGMVFEIYCEGLGAQNQVCGGGSYRLAQLFGGEDTPSTGYAIGFDRIMEICEAKPAEIKRIVVVSFDDTRKEAIVIAKNLREHVSTYLDVMGRKFKDQISYANTIGASHVVIVGKNELDAGKVALKDMKTGEQELVTMEEVVGRMIT; encoded by the coding sequence ATGGAAATCCAGAGACCCCGCGGCACACGTGATTTTCTCCCCACAGAGATGGCAAGGCGAAGGTATGTCGAGAACAAACTGCGTGAGGTTGCAGAGAGGTGGGGATACGGGGAAATTAAGACGCCCACTTTTGAGCATATCGAGCTTTTCACCATAAAGTCCGGGGAAGGCATACTGGGCGAGATTTACAACTTCAGGGATAAAGGGGACCGCGAGATCGCACTGCGCCCGGAACTCACTGCGCCCGTGGTAAGGATGTACGTAGAAGAACTCCAGAGGTCGCCAAAGCCCCTGAAATTCTATTATTTTGATAACTGTTTCAGGTATGAGCGCCCCCAGAAAGGGCGCTTCCGCGAGTTTTTCCAGTTCGGCGTGGAGATCATAGGCAGTTCACGTCCGGAGTCAGATGCTGAGGTCATCGGGCTGGCTGTAGAAATGTTAAAAAGCGCAGGTGTAAAAGGAGACCTGCACGTAGGGCATCTCGGCATAATCAGGGCTTTGCTGAAAGATACGCTGCCCGAACTTCAGAGCAAGATAATGAGGCTAGTAGATAAAAAAGACGACAAAGGTCTTGAGGAATTCCTTGATGAGATAAATGCTCCTGATGACGTGCGCGGGAAGCTATTCCGCCTCATAGGGCTTCGCGGGATCAATGCAGTGCCTGAAGCGCGGCAGCTTGTGGGCGATATAGAAGCTGTTTCGCAGTTCGAAGAGCTCCTTGATCTTCTGGACATCTACGATCTTGAATATCAGGTGGATCTCGGTATTGCAAGGGGTCTTGACTATTATACAGGTATGGTATTTGAGATATACTGCGAGGGACTCGGCGCACAGAACCAGGTTTGCGGGGGAGGTTCGTACCGCCTTGCACAGTTGTTCGGGGGGGAGGACACACCTTCTACAGGTTACGCCATCGGATTTGACAGGATCATGGAGATTTGTGAAGCTAAGCCCGCAGAAATAAAACGAATAGTGGTCGTATCGTTTGATGACACGCGAAAGGAGGCAATTGTTATCGCAAAGAATCTGAGAGAGCATGTCTCGACATATCTGGACGTGATGGGGCGCAAGTTCAAGGATCAGATTTCCTATGCCAACACCATAGGCGCAAGCCATGTGGTGATTGTTGGGAAGAACGAGCTTGATGCAGGGAAGGTGGCGCTCAAGGATATGAAGACTGGCGAGCAGGAGCTGGTGACGATGGAGGAAGTGGTGGGGAGAATGATTACATAG